One part of the Paenibacillus silvisoli genome encodes these proteins:
- a CDS encoding S-layer homology domain-containing protein has protein sequence MIRKLVTLFVMLALIIQVLPANRIETAQAATGNFAFPSESDQIASPRVTTEERITLQGTISNVDPSSISYSVYQITDPSNPNNISDKDNKRENLTSNISVSGSSIQIFNIQLFPGLNKLTFKGTQSGGEVANSIYVEYRDGPMLFDLTASLDGNNFPIMENGTTVVQSSTSRGRSSADISITGKAPNAQQVTIVVNGSSKTYSVNSSNNNSFAAAPITLQKGKNQVTIRIKNGTQVIETSRDIAFYNGSVTFYDVNINEMDVNPPNSNLQSAALEYNPNFVVDTSNNLLLTGKVIVPNSYFIEPAGSSETPHPNPAVPLDSMKASFKKTTELNYTDIALGAITVTTAIGPPLPTDKFFVYEYTIDLGAASAFDFGATYNVKLTARNEENVHLNVTPTEQGTDALYFSLRDKDEPFISQINYLTGYKPGSHQNIEGTPLEGKNIYGLPVGIEVLVGNASGTDPVVATKISDLYGHNFTPILKPVPSAGQSLASGEYAIREQSLVTKTVNGNPEVFQRVVIEFYKMPYEGTQTITLQVAGGDTASAKFTLLYGPYANFDKIFDGMPVSDDTTMATSARVTEIILNKLGNFHGSLQNINNTSEIRYDNTNGPRTVYFYINNVPFPLEQDGDISSFKLKEDASSPSWQEKALDAMFNGENVIKFVYQSSKSYYEKVVKVNKTPTNLPIIPAPGTTGVFPFTYEDLIQNPQPILNDPNFPKTGSIYTTTEPFMNVSGTFDFIDLGKSKAAVELKMPSLLAVSNGHKDADDYILKITSASQTTAITWKLSDPFQIVDGDTPLGIFPANGNINSDLVVQYDVQTESFKFMLRKQELNADGSSSVYLFNVYNSGDTGPKATFRLEVDPTVLPYKILRPYLPAEGIVNKNYVDVIINAKGASKVTINKLAADKFAYDADNNSANGVEYPNAFKATVSGLKPGVNKISFTIESSTDKVSDIFEVTYTPTNIPGAQYLDAMKNSNKVFDGALSLTFPKGTSLIRRDYNVPANLKGQVFTGHKLLFAIANPEDGVVDRREYDSPPADFDLIMQNFGTRFRVSFPTRFVKASPVYWIDAGLADDTNTAIYDPLKMGVDPYQYPGAKGPSDTKIPTYDERPDDRELILSKRGTLTLSFDPSIRNTAGTIVTVFRYDVKNKYWVNLGGTVDTKKNTITVPFDQFGYYVTAKMGYSFSDVTNHPYARNYLEAIYSKGVMNAANFDDFGADMYTTRGEFTSMIVKALNIPLNYELSKPHFDDVPPIINQDALWDYSTIETAAREGIVRGMQPRAFEPTANLSRGDATVFLARALNLKLETDADKIDKELQKTFKDYTEIDYYAKASVLAIAKKGYIKGSPIDPADPKKGYTFEPKSSLLRSDAAIIMGKVLADLKRLPKLN, from the coding sequence GTGATCAGGAAATTAGTTACGTTGTTTGTCATGCTGGCCCTAATTATTCAAGTATTGCCCGCTAATCGCATTGAGACCGCTCAGGCTGCGACTGGCAATTTCGCGTTCCCAAGCGAAAGCGACCAGATTGCATCCCCGAGAGTTACGACGGAGGAACGCATTACATTGCAGGGGACGATCAGCAACGTGGATCCGTCATCTATTTCGTATAGCGTGTATCAGATTACCGATCCTTCTAATCCGAATAATATTAGCGATAAAGACAACAAGCGAGAGAATCTCACGAGCAATATATCCGTAAGCGGATCCAGTATCCAGATTTTCAATATCCAGCTGTTCCCGGGACTGAATAAACTTACGTTCAAAGGTACGCAAAGCGGCGGCGAGGTGGCGAACTCCATCTACGTTGAGTACCGTGACGGTCCAATGCTGTTTGATTTGACGGCAAGCTTGGACGGAAACAACTTCCCGATTATGGAGAACGGTACGACGGTTGTCCAATCCTCGACGTCGCGTGGACGCAGTTCTGCGGATATCAGCATTACTGGTAAAGCGCCTAATGCGCAGCAAGTAACAATCGTCGTGAACGGGAGCAGCAAAACGTATTCGGTCAACAGCTCGAATAACAACTCGTTCGCGGCTGCCCCGATTACGCTGCAAAAAGGTAAAAACCAAGTCACGATCCGTATCAAGAACGGTACGCAGGTCATCGAGACTTCGCGTGACATTGCGTTCTATAACGGCAGCGTGACGTTTTACGACGTGAATATCAACGAGATGGACGTTAACCCGCCTAATTCGAACTTACAGTCGGCTGCGTTGGAATATAACCCTAACTTTGTCGTCGATACGTCGAATAACTTATTGCTGACCGGTAAAGTCATTGTGCCGAACAGCTACTTTATCGAGCCAGCCGGATCTTCAGAAACGCCTCACCCGAATCCGGCGGTGCCGCTTGACTCCATGAAAGCAAGCTTCAAGAAAACGACGGAATTAAACTATACCGATATTGCGCTTGGCGCTATTACCGTGACGACTGCGATTGGACCGCCATTGCCAACGGATAAATTTTTTGTATATGAATATACAATCGATTTGGGCGCGGCGAGTGCTTTCGACTTCGGTGCGACTTACAATGTAAAGCTAACCGCTCGTAATGAGGAAAACGTTCATCTGAACGTAACGCCAACGGAGCAAGGCACGGATGCGCTCTACTTTTCGCTCCGAGACAAAGACGAGCCCTTCATCAGTCAAATTAACTACTTGACCGGATATAAGCCAGGAAGTCACCAAAATATCGAAGGCACGCCGCTCGAAGGAAAGAACATTTACGGTTTGCCTGTAGGCATCGAAGTTCTGGTCGGAAATGCCAGCGGCACAGACCCGGTAGTGGCGACCAAAATATCCGACTTATACGGTCATAATTTCACTCCGATTCTCAAACCGGTCCCGTCCGCAGGACAATCGCTTGCCTCCGGCGAATATGCGATTCGCGAGCAATCGCTGGTTACGAAAACCGTTAACGGCAATCCGGAGGTTTTCCAGCGCGTCGTCATTGAATTTTATAAAATGCCGTATGAAGGTACGCAAACCATCACCTTGCAGGTAGCGGGAGGAGACACGGCATCGGCGAAGTTTACGCTGCTTTATGGTCCTTACGCTAATTTTGACAAGATTTTTGATGGCATGCCCGTTTCCGATGATACGACGATGGCAACAAGCGCCCGTGTCACGGAAATTATTTTGAATAAGCTGGGCAACTTCCATGGTTCGCTGCAGAACATTAATAATACGTCCGAAATTAGGTACGATAATACCAACGGACCGCGCACCGTCTATTTCTACATTAATAATGTCCCTTTCCCTCTTGAACAAGACGGAGACATTTCAAGCTTCAAGCTTAAGGAAGATGCTAGCAGTCCATCGTGGCAGGAGAAAGCGTTGGACGCGATGTTCAACGGCGAGAACGTCATTAAGTTTGTTTATCAGAGCTCCAAGAGTTATTACGAGAAGGTCGTGAAGGTGAACAAAACACCGACCAACCTGCCGATCATTCCGGCTCCGGGTACGACAGGCGTGTTCCCATTCACCTATGAGGATCTGATTCAAAATCCGCAACCGATTTTGAATGACCCTAACTTCCCGAAGACCGGCTCTATCTATACGACGACCGAGCCTTTTATGAATGTGAGCGGAACATTCGACTTCATTGACTTAGGGAAATCAAAAGCTGCGGTTGAATTGAAAATGCCGTCTCTGTTGGCGGTTAGCAATGGACACAAAGATGCGGACGACTACATTTTGAAAATCACAAGCGCTTCTCAAACGACCGCCATCACCTGGAAGCTCAGCGATCCGTTTCAAATAGTAGACGGCGACACGCCGCTTGGCATCTTTCCGGCCAACGGCAACATTAATAGCGACTTGGTCGTTCAGTATGACGTCCAAACCGAATCGTTTAAATTCATGCTTCGGAAGCAGGAATTGAACGCGGATGGCAGCTCAAGCGTTTATTTGTTCAATGTTTACAACAGCGGAGATACGGGACCGAAAGCGACGTTTCGTTTGGAGGTAGACCCGACGGTACTGCCGTACAAGATCCTTAGACCGTATTTACCGGCCGAGGGCATCGTTAATAAAAACTACGTCGATGTCATCATCAATGCCAAAGGCGCAAGCAAAGTTACGATTAATAAGCTCGCAGCGGATAAGTTCGCTTACGATGCCGATAATAATTCGGCGAACGGTGTTGAGTACCCCAATGCATTTAAAGCAACGGTGTCGGGACTCAAACCGGGCGTGAACAAAATCAGCTTCACGATCGAGAGCAGTACCGACAAAGTAAGCGATATATTCGAAGTGACCTATACGCCTACGAACATTCCGGGCGCGCAGTACTTGGACGCGATGAAAAACTCAAACAAAGTATTCGATGGAGCGTTATCGTTGACGTTCCCGAAGGGCACATCGCTCATTCGCCGCGATTACAACGTTCCGGCTAACTTGAAGGGCCAAGTCTTTACGGGCCATAAGCTGTTGTTTGCCATTGCGAACCCCGAGGATGGCGTTGTAGACCGCCGCGAGTATGATAGTCCGCCGGCCGACTTTGATTTGATTATGCAGAATTTCGGGACGCGGTTTAGAGTGTCGTTCCCAACCCGATTCGTGAAAGCCAGCCCGGTTTACTGGATTGATGCCGGACTTGCGGATGACACGAATACAGCGATCTACGATCCGCTTAAGATGGGCGTGGATCCGTACCAGTATCCAGGCGCCAAAGGGCCAAGCGATACGAAGATTCCGACCTATGACGAACGTCCGGATGATCGTGAACTCATTCTATCTAAACGCGGTACATTGACGCTTTCGTTTGACCCGAGCATCCGCAATACAGCCGGAACGATTGTTACGGTGTTCCGCTACGACGTAAAGAATAAGTACTGGGTCAACCTTGGCGGTACCGTGGATACGAAGAAAAATACGATTACGGTTCCGTTTGATCAGTTCGGTTATTACGTTACCGCAAAAATGGGTTATTCATTCTCGGATGTAACGAATCATCCGTATGCGCGCAACTATTTGGAAGCTATCTATTCCAAGGGCGTTATGAATGCGGCCAATTTCGATGATTTCGGCGCAGATATGTATACGACACGCGGCGAATTCACGAGCATGATCGTCAAAGCGCTCAATATTCCGCTCAACTATGAGCTGAGCAAGCCGCACTTCGACGATGTGCCTCCAATCATTAACCAAGATGCGTTATGGGACTACAGTACGATTGAGACAGCTGCTCGCGAAGGCATTGTTAGAGGCATGCAGCCTCGCGCCTTTGAACCGACCGCCAACTTATCGCGTGGCGATGCAACGGTCTTCCTTGCTAGGGCGCTGAATTTGAAACTGGAAACCGACGCAGACAAGATCGATAAAGAACTACAGAAGACGTTTAAGGATTATACGGAGATCGATTACTACGCCAAAGCATCCGTTCTTGCAATAGCTAAGAAAGGATACATTAAAGGTTCGCCGATTGATCCGGCAGATCCGAAGAAAGGCTACACATTCGAGCCGAAGTCGAGCTTGCTTCGCTCGGACGCGGCAATCATAATGGGTAAGGTGCTCGCGGATCTTAAGCGACTTCCTAAACTGAATTAA
- a CDS encoding glycosyltransferase family 4 protein — translation MSQVVLYTIGFIISLCLALVLTPFVIKFANKIGAIDKPNHRKVHTRIMPRLGGLGIYAAFIGAYFAVKAFIPEGLLRDYDYNLINALLAGGSIIVIIGALDDRFELSAKVKLLGQLIAASVVVLGFGVKIDLVNIPFGEAMQPVAAWISIPLTIVWIVGVTNAINLIDGLDGLAAGVSGIAISSILVMAAFMGSAPVILLCALLLGGVIGFLVYNFHPAKIFMGDTGSLFLGFALATLSMMGFKQVTMVSFVTPLLIIGVPLSDTFFAIVRRWVNKKPIFAPDKGHLHHCLRELGFSHRRTVLIIYGIASIFGVCAVLQSTIVQSDAANWITFGVILVLVFILQIGAELIGIVDKTRRPVLNFLQRLLLGSTQESRSK, via the coding sequence ATGAGTCAGGTCGTACTCTACACAATCGGATTTATCATTTCGTTATGTCTTGCGCTTGTGCTTACCCCGTTTGTCATTAAGTTCGCAAACAAAATCGGGGCCATCGACAAGCCCAACCATCGTAAAGTACACACAAGGATCATGCCGCGACTTGGCGGTTTAGGCATATACGCAGCATTCATCGGCGCTTATTTCGCGGTCAAAGCTTTCATTCCGGAAGGCTTGCTTCGCGACTACGATTACAATTTGATCAACGCTCTGCTGGCAGGCGGCTCGATCATCGTCATCATCGGCGCGCTGGACGACCGGTTTGAACTGTCGGCAAAAGTAAAACTGCTGGGCCAATTGATTGCGGCATCCGTTGTCGTTCTGGGCTTCGGCGTTAAGATCGATCTCGTTAACATTCCGTTCGGCGAAGCAATGCAGCCTGTAGCGGCTTGGATCAGCATCCCGCTGACGATCGTCTGGATTGTCGGCGTCACGAACGCGATCAATTTGATCGACGGCTTGGACGGTCTGGCAGCAGGCGTGTCCGGTATCGCGATCAGCAGCATTCTCGTGATGGCTGCGTTCATGGGCTCGGCTCCCGTCATTCTGCTGTGCGCGCTGCTCCTTGGCGGCGTCATCGGCTTCCTGGTTTACAATTTTCATCCGGCCAAAATCTTTATGGGCGACACCGGTTCCTTGTTCCTCGGCTTCGCGCTTGCGACGCTGTCGATGATGGGCTTCAAGCAGGTAACGATGGTCTCCTTCGTTACGCCGCTTTTGATTATCGGCGTGCCGCTGTCGGACACGTTCTTCGCAATCGTTCGCCGCTGGGTCAACAAGAAACCGATCTTCGCGCCGGACAAAGGCCATTTGCATCACTGCCTGCGCGAGCTTGGCTTCAGCCACCGCCGCACGGTATTGATCATTTACGGCATCGCATCGATATTCGGCGTTTGCGCCGTCCTGCAATCGACGATCGTACAGTCCGATGCAGCCAACTGGATTACATTCGGCGTTATTCTGGTGCTTGTGTTCATTCTTCAGATCGGCGCCGAGCTGATCGGCATCGTGGACAAAACGCGCCGCCCGGTATTGAACTTCCTGCAGCGTCTGCTGCTTGGAAGCACACAGGAATCACGCTCGAAATAA
- the csaB gene encoding polysaccharide pyruvyl transferase CsaB produces the protein MGTTSRANETGLQVRRVVISGYYGFRNSGDEAVLKSILFALEEEGRAQGLRIEPVVLSIDPAWTTAMYGVEAVHRMRFGEIVRAIRGSDGLISGGGSLLQDATGTKTIPYYTGVLKLAQLLGKPTFAYAQGIGPVNRRWMDRLIRGVMRRCAYVSVRDAESAALLGRMGVPRDRIDVVPDPVMALPLPAAQPPAGGSGLGAGAALPLVGVSLRHWRKDGADLARFAAALGALARSRAVRLRFLPFHTPSDAEASLWVMEKLGDIGGSVAEIAEAGDDPQQMLLEVSRCDALLGMRLHALIYAANQSVPMLGLSYDPKIDQFLNRIGLTPIGTTEALDPEAFVAAMSKLLNDPEGWRSQHQAAIEQLKQEARWPAKQISTYLR, from the coding sequence ATGGGCACCACGAGTCGCGCAAATGAAACAGGGCTTCAAGTCCGGCGTGTAGTCATCTCCGGCTACTACGGCTTTCGCAACAGCGGGGACGAGGCGGTATTAAAGTCCATTCTGTTCGCGCTGGAAGAGGAAGGGCGCGCGCAAGGGCTCCGCATCGAGCCGGTCGTGCTCTCGATCGATCCGGCCTGGACAACCGCGATGTACGGCGTGGAAGCCGTGCACCGGATGCGCTTCGGCGAGATCGTCCGCGCGATTCGCGGCAGCGACGGTCTTATCAGCGGCGGCGGCAGCCTGCTTCAGGATGCGACAGGGACCAAGACGATTCCTTATTATACCGGCGTGCTCAAGCTGGCTCAGCTGCTTGGCAAGCCGACATTCGCTTACGCGCAAGGGATCGGACCCGTGAATCGCCGGTGGATGGACCGGCTGATTCGCGGCGTCATGCGCCGCTGCGCGTATGTTTCCGTGCGCGACGCCGAATCCGCCGCTTTGCTGGGGCGGATGGGGGTGCCGCGCGACCGGATCGACGTTGTGCCCGATCCGGTCATGGCGCTGCCGCTCCCGGCAGCGCAGCCGCCGGCGGGCGGCTCGGGCTTGGGCGCCGGCGCGGCGCTGCCGCTTGTCGGCGTGTCCTTGCGCCATTGGCGCAAGGACGGCGCCGACCTGGCGCGGTTCGCCGCCGCGCTTGGCGCGCTGGCCCGCAGCCGGGCGGTGCGGCTGCGGTTCTTGCCTTTTCACACCCCATCGGACGCGGAAGCGTCGCTATGGGTGATGGAGAAGCTCGGCGACATCGGCGGCAGCGTTGCCGAAATCGCCGAAGCCGGCGACGACCCGCAGCAGATGCTGCTGGAGGTCAGCCGTTGCGATGCGCTGCTTGGCATGCGCTTGCATGCGCTGATTTACGCGGCAAACCAGTCCGTGCCGATGCTCGGGCTGTCCTACGATCCGAAGATCGATCAGTTCCTGAATCGGATCGGGCTGACGCCGATCGGTACGACAGAGGCACTCGATCCGGAAGCTTTCGTTGCGGCGATGAGCAAGCTGCTCAACGATCCGGAGGGATGGCGCTCGCAGCATCAAGCGGCTATCGAGCAATTAAAACAAGAAGCGCGTTGGCCGGCGAAACAAATTTCAACCTACTTACGTTAA
- a CDS encoding DUF5693 family protein encodes MHNWQHWNRKANVVLCVLVILGLIAALPIGAVRWKMEKTSDNVQMVFDYRDLVQIAAYKSHPKQFVKDQLPKMKDAGITAMAVFESSLQELSWAGRLSLYNSTTAYELQGKPHTVDENYTYVLFADEADENAIRPVLEDTFKQWGIVTSRWSFEGHGGLILETPLEDAILKPMVPDPIALNELHAAGFTIVPRLSDRVPFDAASVDAMLRSFQEMGVSRILFEGDAVKGFADNAELKSLSQFGELLNKHGIGIAAIENSKPQKGMNTLGYLTDYNVVRLYSLSDNDSASMKPEEIADRFQLAAKDRSIRMFYLNGAPSSSPVKSAITDPLENLYNAMQDKNGVLAKMDKLGFEVGQPQPFKYESPSWVKPLKAIVVLGAIAFITLLISAFVPGVAIPVFVLGLVGSAGLYVLSKPILEQALALGASISAPTLALIWAIRRVRAHTVGNRRPIGGAADQPRLSADQVRWFFPGLGAGRRLLMAITIFASTAVISMSGIPFIVGLLNNMTYKLVLEQFRGVSLLHLAPIALVALYLFLYTGESVFGNLRRLLKMQITVLWVAVAGVLGVMALYYLSRTGNAGQASSMELVFRNVLESTFGVRPRTKEFLLSHPLFFFGIFVALRYRAAWVLFIVGSIGQLSMVDTFAHIHTPLPISLIRDLLGLVLGALIGLVMIGVWQIGEGVWKRWAPRVAQMKQGFKSGV; translated from the coding sequence GTGCATAACTGGCAACACTGGAATCGTAAAGCAAACGTTGTACTTTGCGTATTGGTTATTTTAGGTTTGATCGCGGCGCTGCCGATCGGCGCCGTGCGCTGGAAGATGGAGAAGACGTCGGACAACGTGCAAATGGTGTTCGATTATCGGGATTTGGTGCAGATTGCGGCCTATAAGTCGCATCCTAAGCAGTTTGTGAAGGACCAGCTGCCCAAAATGAAGGACGCGGGCATTACCGCCATGGCGGTATTCGAATCGTCGCTGCAGGAGCTGAGCTGGGCGGGGAGGCTGTCGCTTTATAATTCGACGACGGCCTACGAGCTGCAGGGCAAGCCGCATACGGTCGACGAGAATTACACGTATGTGTTGTTCGCCGACGAGGCGGACGAGAACGCGATTCGTCCCGTCCTTGAAGATACCTTCAAACAATGGGGCATCGTCACGTCCCGCTGGAGCTTTGAAGGACACGGCGGCTTGATTCTCGAAACGCCGCTGGAGGATGCGATTTTGAAGCCGATGGTTCCGGACCCGATCGCGCTGAACGAGCTGCATGCGGCTGGCTTCACGATCGTGCCGCGGCTGTCGGACCGCGTGCCGTTTGACGCGGCAAGCGTCGACGCGATGCTGCGCTCGTTCCAAGAGATGGGCGTTTCGCGCATCCTGTTCGAAGGCGACGCGGTTAAAGGGTTTGCGGACAATGCCGAGCTTAAGAGCTTGAGCCAATTCGGGGAGCTCTTGAATAAGCATGGAATCGGAATCGCGGCGATCGAGAACTCTAAGCCTCAGAAGGGCATGAACACGCTCGGTTATTTGACCGATTATAACGTAGTCCGGCTGTATTCGCTTTCGGACAACGATTCGGCTTCGATGAAGCCGGAGGAAATTGCCGACCGGTTCCAGCTTGCGGCGAAGGACCGCAGCATCCGGATGTTCTACTTAAACGGTGCGCCGTCGAGCAGTCCGGTAAAATCGGCTATCACCGATCCGCTTGAAAATCTTTATAATGCGATGCAAGACAAGAACGGCGTGCTTGCCAAAATGGACAAGCTCGGCTTCGAAGTCGGACAGCCGCAGCCGTTCAAATACGAGTCGCCTTCATGGGTGAAGCCGCTGAAAGCCATTGTCGTTCTTGGCGCCATTGCGTTTATTACGCTGCTGATCAGCGCGTTCGTACCGGGCGTTGCGATTCCGGTCTTCGTGCTCGGCCTCGTCGGCAGCGCCGGCTTGTATGTGCTGTCGAAGCCGATTCTCGAGCAGGCGCTTGCGCTTGGCGCGTCCATTAGCGCGCCGACCTTGGCGCTGATTTGGGCCATTCGGCGCGTGCGGGCGCATACGGTCGGCAACCGCCGGCCGATCGGCGGCGCGGCGGACCAGCCGCGGTTGTCCGCCGATCAAGTGCGCTGGTTCTTCCCGGGCCTTGGCGCCGGACGACGGCTTCTGATGGCGATTACGATTTTTGCGTCGACCGCGGTCATTTCGATGAGCGGCATTCCGTTCATCGTCGGCTTGCTGAACAACATGACGTACAAGCTGGTGCTGGAGCAATTCCGCGGCGTCAGCCTGCTGCACTTGGCGCCGATCGCGCTGGTGGCGTTGTACTTGTTCCTGTATACCGGCGAATCGGTATTCGGCAATTTGCGCCGTCTGTTGAAAATGCAAATCACGGTGCTGTGGGTTGCCGTAGCCGGCGTCCTTGGCGTCATGGCGCTTTATTATCTGTCCCGTACGGGCAATGCCGGACAAGCTTCCTCCATGGAGCTGGTGTTCCGCAACGTGCTGGAGTCGACCTTCGGCGTACGGCCGCGGACGAAAGAGTTTTTGCTTTCGCACCCGCTGTTCTTCTTCGGCATTTTCGTGGCGCTTCGATATCGCGCCGCTTGGGTATTATTTATTGTAGGCTCGATTGGGCAGCTGTCCATGGTGGACACTTTCGCCCATATTCATACGCCGCTTCCGATTTCCCTCATCCGTGATTTGCTCGGGCTTGTGCTTGGCGCGCTGATCGGACTTGTGATGATCGGCGTGTGGCAAATCGGGGAAGGAGTTTGGAAACGATGGGCACCACGAGTCGCGCAAATGAAACAGGGCTTCAAGTCCGGCGTGTAG
- a CDS encoding phospho-sugar mutase, translating to MNQSAVERYEAWLGDPLIDAATKEELAALRGNEKEIEDRFYRELEFGTGGLRGVMGAGTNRLNIYTVGKATQGLANWVLGKSSSPSVVIAYDSRNNSPEFALDAALVLAANGVKAHVFQSLRPTPQLSFAVRALGASSGIVITASHNPPEYNGYKAYGSDGCQLVPEDAAEVIGAIQRVTGFDQVRRISREEAEAKGLLNWLGEAEDLDYIRTVAAESLNSELLKEGLGSELAVVYTPLHGAGNMPVREVLKEIGLSNVHIVPEQEKPDGYFSTVKSPNPEERDAFALAIKLGQEVGADIIIGTDPDCDRMGAVVRNNEGDYVVLTGNQSGAIMVNYLLGTLKERGELPANGVVVKTIVTSEMGADIAAFYGAEVVNTLTGFKYIGEKMTQYEQSGDRSFLFGYEESYGYLAGTYARDKDAVIASMLICEAAAYYKSKGKTLYDVLVELYAQFGNYLEHLESRTLKGVDGVQQIAAIMEDWRSNPPAEIGGIGVTRVLDYLPGLDGLPPENVLKYLLADGSWFCLRPSGTEPKIKVYFAVRGSSQDDAKASIARLTQSVMERVDK from the coding sequence ATGAATCAATCCGCTGTAGAACGTTACGAGGCATGGTTGGGCGATCCGCTGATCGACGCGGCTACGAAAGAGGAGCTTGCCGCGCTGAGGGGCAACGAGAAGGAAATCGAGGACCGCTTCTACCGCGAGCTGGAATTCGGGACAGGCGGGCTGCGCGGCGTCATGGGCGCCGGCACGAACCGTCTGAATATCTATACGGTCGGCAAAGCAACGCAGGGCTTGGCGAATTGGGTGCTGGGGAAGAGCAGCTCGCCATCGGTTGTCATTGCTTACGATTCCCGTAACAACTCACCGGAGTTCGCTCTAGATGCGGCGCTTGTGCTCGCGGCCAACGGCGTGAAGGCGCACGTATTCCAGTCGCTTCGCCCGACGCCGCAGCTCTCGTTCGCGGTCCGCGCGCTTGGCGCAAGCAGCGGGATTGTCATTACGGCAAGCCACAATCCACCTGAATATAACGGTTATAAGGCATACGGCTCCGACGGCTGCCAGCTCGTACCGGAGGACGCGGCCGAGGTCATCGGCGCGATCCAGCGCGTGACGGGCTTCGATCAGGTGCGCCGCATCAGCCGAGAGGAGGCGGAAGCGAAGGGTCTGCTGAATTGGCTGGGCGAAGCGGAAGACCTCGACTACATTCGGACCGTAGCCGCGGAAAGCTTGAACAGCGAATTGCTTAAGGAAGGGCTCGGCAGCGAATTGGCCGTTGTGTACACGCCGCTTCATGGGGCGGGCAATATGCCTGTACGCGAGGTGCTGAAGGAGATCGGGCTGTCGAATGTACATATCGTGCCGGAGCAGGAGAAGCCGGACGGGTATTTCAGTACGGTAAAATCGCCGAATCCGGAGGAGCGGGATGCGTTCGCGCTCGCCATTAAGCTTGGCCAAGAGGTTGGCGCCGACATTATTATCGGTACGGACCCGGACTGCGACCGTATGGGCGCGGTTGTGCGCAACAACGAAGGCGACTATGTCGTGCTGACAGGCAACCAATCGGGCGCGATTATGGTCAACTACTTGCTTGGGACGTTGAAGGAGCGCGGCGAGCTGCCGGCGAACGGCGTCGTCGTCAAAACGATCGTTACGAGCGAAATGGGCGCCGACATCGCGGCCTTCTACGGCGCTGAAGTCGTGAACACGCTGACCGGCTTTAAATATATCGGGGAGAAAATGACCCAGTACGAGCAAAGCGGCGATCGTTCCTTCCTGTTCGGCTACGAGGAAAGCTACGGTTATTTGGCCGGAACGTATGCGCGCGACAAAGACGCGGTTATCGCATCCATGCTAATTTGCGAAGCGGCTGCCTATTATAAGAGCAAGGGGAAAACGCTTTACGACGTGCTCGTCGAGCTGTACGCGCAGTTCGGCAACTATTTGGAGCATCTGGAGTCCCGCACGCTTAAAGGCGTGGACGGCGTTCAGCAGATCGCGGCGATCATGGAAGACTGGCGCAGCAATCCGCCGGCCGAAATCGGCGGTATCGGCGTAACCCGCGTGCTCGATTATTTGCCGGGCTTGGACGGGCTGCCGCCGGAAAACGTACTGAAATATTTGCTCGCCGACGGTTCCTGGTTCTGTTTGCGTCCGTCGGGCACGGAGCCTAAAATCAAAGTTTATTTTGCCGTTCGCGGAAGCTCGCAGGACGATGCGAAGGCTTCGATCGCGCGTTTGACGCAAAGCGTCATGGAACGGGTAGACAAGTAG